A single genomic interval of Cygnus olor isolate bCygOlo1 chromosome 17, bCygOlo1.pri.v2, whole genome shotgun sequence harbors:
- the ALDH2 gene encoding aldehyde dehydrogenase, mitochondrial isoform X1: protein MLRLALRSSRLCRGPARSGAPLSAAAAASSPIPAPNPRPEIAYDKIFINNEWHDAVSKKTFPTINPATGEVICQVAEGDKADVDKAVKAARAAFQLGSPWRRMDASHRGKLLNRLADLIERDRAYLAALETLDNGKPYSIAYLVDLDMVVKCLRYFAGWADKFHGKTIPLDGDFFCYTRHEPVGVCGQIIPWNFPLLMQAWKLGPALATGNVIVMKVAEQTPLSALYIANLIKEAGFPPGVVNIIPGYGPTAGAAISSHMDVDKVAFTGSTEVGHLIQKAAAESNLKRVTLELGGKSPNIIMSDADMDWAVDQAHFALFFNQGQCCCAGSRTYVQEDIYHEFVEKSVEKAKSRVVGNPFDSKTEQGPQVDEEQYKKILGYISTGKREGAKLLCGGSPAADRGYFIQPTVFGEVQDNMTIAREEIFGPVMQILKFKTIEEVIERANDSKYGLAAAVFTKDLDKANYVSQALRAGTVWVNCYDVFGAQAPFGGYKASGNGRELGEYGLEAYVEVKNVTIKIPQKNS, encoded by the exons ATGCTGCGGCTGGCCCTGCGCTCCTCCCGGCTCTGCCGGGGCCCGGCCCGCTCCGGGGCTCCGCTctcggccgccgccgccgcctcctcgcCCATCCCCGCGCCCAACCCGCGGCCCGAGATCGCCTACGACAAG ATTTTCATAAATAACGAGTGGCACGATGCGGTCAGTAAAAAAACCTTCCCAACTATCAACCCAGCGACAGGAGAAGTTATCTGCCAGGTTGCCGAGGGCGATAAG GCTGATGTGGACAAGGCTGTTaaggcagccagggcagctttccagctgggcTCGCCTTGGAGGAGGATGGACGCTTCTCACCGCGGGAAGCTGCTGAATCGCCTGGCTGACCTGATTGAGAGGGACCGGGCTTACCTGGCG GCGCTGGAAACTCTGGATAATGGCAAACCGTACTCCATCGCCTACTTGGTGGATCTGGACATGGTAGTCAAATGTCTCAG GTACTTTGCAGGCTGGGCTGATAAATTCCACGGCAAAACCATCCCTTTAGACGGAGACTTCTTCTGCTACACGAGACATGAGCCAGTGGGAGTCTGTGGACAGATAATCCCG TGGAACTTCCCGCTGTTGATGCAGGCATGGAAACTGGGGCCTGCCCTGGCTACCGGGAACGTGATCGTGATGAAAGTGGCGGAGCAAACCCCCCTGAGTGCCCTCTACATAGCTAATCTGATCAAGGAG GCCGGATTCCCCCCAGGCGTGGTGAACATCATCCCCGGCTACGGGCCCACTGCGGGGGCTGCCATCTCTTCCCACATGGACGTAGATAAAGTGGCCTTCACTGGCTCCACAGAG GTCGGGCACCTGATCcagaaggctgcagcagagagTAACCTGAAGCGGGTGACACTGGAGCTTGGAGGAAAGAGTCCAAATATCATCATGTCTGATGCCGACA TGGACTGGGCTGTGGATCAAGCCCACTTTGCCCTCTTCTTCAACcaagggcagtgctgctgtgccgGATCCCGAACGTACGTCCAGGAAGATATATACCATGAGTTTGTGGAGAAGAGTGTTGAGAAGGCCAAGTCCAGGGTGGTTGGAAACCCGTTTGACTCTAAAACGGAGCAGGGACCTCAG GTGGATGAAGAGCAGTATAAGAAGATCCTTGGTTACATTAGTACCGGGAAGCGTGAAGGAGCCAAGCTGCTGTGCGGTGGCAGCCCCGCTGCAGACAGAGGCTACTTCATCCAGCCAACTGTCTTCGGCGAAGTGCAGGACAACATGACGATCGCCAGGGAGGAG ATATTTGGGCCTGTCATGCAGATTCTGAAGTTCAAAACAATTGAGGAAGTAATTGAGAGAGCAAACGACTCCAAGTATGGTCTAGCAGCAGCAGTCTTTACGAAGGACCTTGACAAAGCTAACTATGTGTCTCAGGCCCTGCGAGCTGGAACAGTTTG GGTGAACTGCTATGATGTGTTTGGTGCACAAGCCCCATTTGGTGGCTACAAAGCATCTGGGAATGGGCGAGAGCTGGGAGAATATGGTCTGGAGGCATATGTAGAGGTGAAAAAT GTAACGATCAAAATTCCGCAGAAAAACTCCTAA
- the ALDH2 gene encoding aldehyde dehydrogenase, mitochondrial isoform X2 yields MDASHRGKLLNRLADLIERDRAYLAALETLDNGKPYSIAYLVDLDMVVKCLRYFAGWADKFHGKTIPLDGDFFCYTRHEPVGVCGQIIPWNFPLLMQAWKLGPALATGNVIVMKVAEQTPLSALYIANLIKEAGFPPGVVNIIPGYGPTAGAAISSHMDVDKVAFTGSTEVGHLIQKAAAESNLKRVTLELGGKSPNIIMSDADMDWAVDQAHFALFFNQGQCCCAGSRTYVQEDIYHEFVEKSVEKAKSRVVGNPFDSKTEQGPQVDEEQYKKILGYISTGKREGAKLLCGGSPAADRGYFIQPTVFGEVQDNMTIAREEIFGPVMQILKFKTIEEVIERANDSKYGLAAAVFTKDLDKANYVSQALRAGTVWVNCYDVFGAQAPFGGYKASGNGRELGEYGLEAYVEVKNVTIKIPQKNS; encoded by the exons ATGGACGCTTCTCACCGCGGGAAGCTGCTGAATCGCCTGGCTGACCTGATTGAGAGGGACCGGGCTTACCTGGCG GCGCTGGAAACTCTGGATAATGGCAAACCGTACTCCATCGCCTACTTGGTGGATCTGGACATGGTAGTCAAATGTCTCAG GTACTTTGCAGGCTGGGCTGATAAATTCCACGGCAAAACCATCCCTTTAGACGGAGACTTCTTCTGCTACACGAGACATGAGCCAGTGGGAGTCTGTGGACAGATAATCCCG TGGAACTTCCCGCTGTTGATGCAGGCATGGAAACTGGGGCCTGCCCTGGCTACCGGGAACGTGATCGTGATGAAAGTGGCGGAGCAAACCCCCCTGAGTGCCCTCTACATAGCTAATCTGATCAAGGAG GCCGGATTCCCCCCAGGCGTGGTGAACATCATCCCCGGCTACGGGCCCACTGCGGGGGCTGCCATCTCTTCCCACATGGACGTAGATAAAGTGGCCTTCACTGGCTCCACAGAG GTCGGGCACCTGATCcagaaggctgcagcagagagTAACCTGAAGCGGGTGACACTGGAGCTTGGAGGAAAGAGTCCAAATATCATCATGTCTGATGCCGACA TGGACTGGGCTGTGGATCAAGCCCACTTTGCCCTCTTCTTCAACcaagggcagtgctgctgtgccgGATCCCGAACGTACGTCCAGGAAGATATATACCATGAGTTTGTGGAGAAGAGTGTTGAGAAGGCCAAGTCCAGGGTGGTTGGAAACCCGTTTGACTCTAAAACGGAGCAGGGACCTCAG GTGGATGAAGAGCAGTATAAGAAGATCCTTGGTTACATTAGTACCGGGAAGCGTGAAGGAGCCAAGCTGCTGTGCGGTGGCAGCCCCGCTGCAGACAGAGGCTACTTCATCCAGCCAACTGTCTTCGGCGAAGTGCAGGACAACATGACGATCGCCAGGGAGGAG ATATTTGGGCCTGTCATGCAGATTCTGAAGTTCAAAACAATTGAGGAAGTAATTGAGAGAGCAAACGACTCCAAGTATGGTCTAGCAGCAGCAGTCTTTACGAAGGACCTTGACAAAGCTAACTATGTGTCTCAGGCCCTGCGAGCTGGAACAGTTTG GGTGAACTGCTATGATGTGTTTGGTGCACAAGCCCCATTTGGTGGCTACAAAGCATCTGGGAATGGGCGAGAGCTGGGAGAATATGGTCTGGAGGCATATGTAGAGGTGAAAAAT GTAACGATCAAAATTCCGCAGAAAAACTCCTAA